One genomic window of Bacillota bacterium includes the following:
- a CDS encoding PEP-CTERM sorting domain-containing protein: MLSSVYRRTGLVLALSLLLVNAAYSYTLLNSIVWPENGHMYRVYSGSSYWGDAAAFARTVSVPGFYNGYLATVHSAEENALITSLLTLPAWLGGYQPPEELDPNANWQWVSGEPWTYTNWFPGQPNDINGPGSEQFLVIYTSGVWHDFPNITRPTFVVELNPVPDPASIVGLGAGLAGLFLRRRKR; encoded by the coding sequence GTGTTATCCAGCGTCTACCGCCGGACAGGTTTGGTACTTGCGCTGAGTCTTTTGCTGGTCAACGCGGCGTATAGCTACACCCTGCTGAACTCCATCGTCTGGCCCGAGAACGGACACATGTACCGGGTCTACAGTGGCTCGTCCTATTGGGGGGATGCCGCTGCCTTTGCCCGCACGGTGAGCGTACCGGGCTTCTATAACGGCTATCTGGCTACGGTACACAGCGCGGAGGAAAACGCCCTGATTACCAGTTTGCTGACGCTGCCAGCGTGGCTTGGCGGATATCAACCCCCAGAGGAACTCGACCCCAACGCCAACTGGCAGTGGGTGTCGGGCGAACCCTGGACGTATACGAACTGGTTCCCCGGTCAACCCAACGACATTAATGGACCTGGCAGCGAGCAGTTTTTGGTGATTTACACCAGCGGCGTGTGGCACGATTTCCCGAACATCACGCGCCCGACCTTCGTGGTGGAGCTGAACCCGGTGCCCGACCCTGCCAGCATCGTGGGATTGGGTGCAGGTTTAGCAGGTCTGTTCTTGCGCCGCCGGAAGCGCTGA
- a CDS encoding TolC family protein: MRRSTTSILTLLMLSSQLLAQQLPEELSLEQASRIAIERNLDYRGAIKDIHLAVAKQQQARTLGQPKLEARISLQHLPEPPALSVPPINLKLPNPSNPQSPLSITVPVPEFELAKANAKRATLTFSVPLYTSGRIENAVKAASLGVRASDEAARARAADVVLQVTHAYLQAVLAQRVEAVQQQALEVVQAHLKQAEALYKQGIVSQYDVLRAQAELATQQKRLTDARNGRELALSLLYNLLNLPQEQQTTLITPLCEVAFTLSYEESVRAALASSHELRALQMKSKAQRALALSAEAEARPQVLFAVNLETLTRDLSAVEPHASLTIGMRWNLFDAGYAKAVAREQRENADRTDIDRQKLENALALRVKQALLDMEAARQGLAAAQRAVDTAQESLRLARRRFETGMGTSVEMLDAILAVSQAQIQREQALYQMNTAYYTLLRLTNRLLQGLHLTL; encoded by the coding sequence ATGAGGCGAAGCACCACGAGCATCCTGACCCTGTTGATGCTGTCTTCCCAGCTGCTTGCGCAGCAGTTGCCGGAAGAACTCAGCCTGGAACAGGCATCCCGTATCGCGATAGAGCGCAACCTGGACTACCGCGGCGCGATAAAGGATATCCACTTGGCGGTAGCGAAGCAGCAGCAGGCGCGGACGCTCGGGCAGCCAAAGCTGGAAGCACGCATCTCCCTGCAACATCTGCCGGAACCACCAGCCTTAAGCGTGCCACCCATTAACCTGAAACTACCCAACCCGTCAAACCCTCAGTCCCCTTTGAGCATCACCGTGCCCGTGCCCGAGTTCGAACTGGCGAAGGCGAATGCTAAACGAGCCACGTTGACCTTCAGTGTTCCCCTGTACACCAGCGGTCGCATAGAGAATGCAGTGAAGGCAGCGTCGCTGGGAGTGCGTGCCAGCGACGAGGCGGCACGCGCCAGGGCAGCAGATGTGGTATTACAGGTGACCCATGCATACCTTCAGGCAGTGCTGGCACAACGTGTGGAAGCAGTGCAACAACAGGCACTGGAGGTTGTACAGGCTCATCTGAAACAAGCGGAAGCCCTTTACAAACAGGGCATTGTTTCTCAGTACGACGTACTGCGTGCTCAGGCAGAACTTGCTACCCAGCAAAAGCGCCTCACAGACGCCCGAAACGGACGAGAACTTGCCCTCTCGTTACTGTACAACCTGTTGAACTTGCCGCAGGAGCAACAGACCACACTGATCACACCCCTGTGCGAGGTTGCCTTTACGTTGAGCTATGAAGAGAGCGTCAGGGCTGCGCTTGCGTCCTCCCATGAACTGCGGGCGTTGCAGATGAAATCAAAAGCACAACGCGCACTCGCCCTGTCTGCGGAGGCTGAAGCCAGGCCGCAGGTTCTTTTCGCCGTGAACCTTGAAACGCTCACTCGCGACCTGTCCGCCGTCGAGCCTCATGCCTCGCTGACCATTGGCATGAGATGGAACCTATTCGATGCTGGTTACGCCAAAGCCGTGGCACGTGAACAGCGCGAAAACGCCGATCGCACCGACATAGACAGGCAGAAACTGGAAAACGCTCTCGCCCTGCGGGTGAAGCAAGCCCTGCTCGACATGGAAGCCGCCCGACAGGGACTGGCAGCGGCGCAGAGAGCAGTCGATACGGCGCAGGAAAGTCTGAGATTGGCTCGTCGTCGCTTTGAGACAGGCATGGGCACCAGCGTGGAAATGCTGGACGCGATACTGGCTGTCTCTCAGGCTCAGATACAACGCGAACAGGCTTTGTATCAGATGAACACGGCTTACTATACCCTGCTTCGGCTCACCAACCGATTGCTTCAAGGACTACACCTTACCCTGTAG
- a CDS encoding HlyD family efflux transporter periplasmic adaptor subunit, whose protein sequence is MKQLLQRWMKSAARILGVVWKPLLGLAVFGMVVTMGYRWLSLQAKASAESVPAAQGWRYLGEGAVEATEVNLSSKIPGRIASLSVDEGDPVRQGEVIAVLESEEISAKVRQAQAGLQATDAQMEQARLAVELEALRTEDQVRQAKAALEAARAKWEMAQNGARPEEIRQAEQAVEAARAQFMVAQKTWNRLEALAKEGVIPQQKADEAEGAFLAAQAQLQAAEAKLQLIRDAVRKEEKQAAWAGLKAAEANLQLAEHARMQVELRKRDIDALRAKQLANWAQVEEAQAYLKQTLLRAPADGVVSRKMAEAGETVAAGMPILTIAQQGQWWVEVFVDESVAGGIQRGDSVQVEFPSLGKRVEAKVTRILPAADFATKRATNERGSFDSRSLQLRVEWKEPVQGLVKGMTARVYARKERK, encoded by the coding sequence ATGAAACAGCTGCTGCAGCGATGGATGAAAAGTGCTGCCCGGATACTCGGCGTGGTGTGGAAACCACTGCTTGGACTGGCGGTTTTCGGCATGGTTGTGACGATGGGCTATCGGTGGTTGTCTCTGCAAGCAAAAGCCAGCGCGGAGTCGGTTCCTGCGGCGCAGGGCTGGCGTTACCTCGGCGAGGGCGCGGTGGAAGCCACAGAGGTCAACCTGTCCTCTAAAATACCCGGTCGTATCGCCTCACTGAGTGTCGACGAAGGTGACCCTGTACGACAGGGAGAGGTAATTGCAGTGCTCGAAAGCGAGGAAATCAGTGCAAAGGTGCGTCAAGCACAAGCAGGATTACAGGCAACTGATGCCCAAATGGAACAAGCAAGGTTAGCGGTGGAGTTAGAGGCACTTCGGACGGAGGACCAGGTACGCCAGGCAAAAGCCGCACTGGAAGCTGCCCGTGCGAAATGGGAAATGGCACAGAACGGCGCACGTCCCGAAGAGATTCGACAGGCAGAGCAAGCGGTGGAGGCAGCAAGGGCGCAGTTCATGGTGGCGCAGAAAACGTGGAACAGGCTTGAAGCGCTGGCAAAAGAGGGGGTTATCCCTCAGCAGAAGGCGGACGAAGCAGAGGGAGCTTTTCTGGCAGCGCAAGCGCAGCTGCAAGCGGCTGAAGCGAAACTGCAACTGATCAGGGATGCCGTGCGCAAGGAAGAAAAACAGGCGGCATGGGCAGGGCTGAAAGCAGCGGAAGCGAACCTGCAGCTCGCCGAACACGCGCGGATGCAGGTGGAACTGCGCAAACGTGACATCGACGCGCTGAGGGCAAAACAACTGGCAAACTGGGCGCAGGTCGAGGAAGCACAGGCGTATCTGAAGCAAACGCTTCTGCGAGCACCTGCTGACGGCGTTGTTTCGCGCAAGATGGCAGAAGCGGGCGAAACTGTTGCCGCCGGCATGCCTATTCTCACCATCGCACAGCAGGGACAATGGTGGGTGGAAGTGTTTGTGGACGAAAGCGTTGCAGGAGGAATCCAGCGCGGAGATTCAGTACAGGTGGAGTTTCCTTCCCTCGGCAAGCGGGTCGAGGCGAAGGTAACACGTATCTTACCCGCCGCCGACTTTGCCACCAAGCGAGCCACCAACGAGCGGGGCAGTTTCGACAGTCGCAGCCTGCAGCTGCGGGTGGAGTGGAAGGAACCCGTGCAGGGTCTCGTCAAAGGCATGACCGCCCGCGTCTACGCCAGAAAGGAGCGGAAGTAA
- a CDS encoding ABC transporter permease, protein MKAISDFCTTWSREARRFFTDWRLVAMLLVIPLFYILLFGEMYSQHRVKEVPTVVQDNDHSPLSRQIVQALDATDTFHVTGAVADLQQFREMNWQGKAFVCLVIPRGLQRDVSAGKPARVLAVVDGSNMIIANATTRGIAEVVQTFSAGVSLRKWSAQGVPPQHTVTQTMPIEVGLRLWYNPTFNYTNFLLIGLVGTVIQQVVLMTVALAWAKEHEENTFPALRRQIAHPIAAAMGKLSFYVMVSFAMSVVLFSLPFGRFGVPLRSDVRLLLTATFLFIVGLVGFGVFISSLTRSQLLSTQILMLIALPSFLLSGFTWPLFAMPEGIQLVSKVLPLTHYLALMRNAVSNGAGWAFNMAELRWLFGFAVAGVTLQFLSVWWRFSSRTTTETPMEGEHAGTTGIQQATNCA, encoded by the coding sequence ATGAAAGCCATATCTGACTTCTGCACCACCTGGTCACGCGAGGCAAGGCGCTTTTTCACCGACTGGCGCCTGGTCGCGATGCTGCTGGTAATACCCCTGTTCTACATCCTGTTGTTCGGCGAGATGTACAGCCAGCATCGCGTGAAGGAAGTGCCTACCGTCGTCCAAGACAACGACCACAGTCCGCTCAGCCGCCAAATCGTGCAGGCTCTGGACGCGACCGATACTTTCCATGTGACAGGAGCCGTCGCCGACTTGCAGCAGTTTCGGGAGATGAACTGGCAAGGAAAGGCGTTTGTCTGTCTCGTCATTCCCCGCGGATTACAACGAGATGTATCTGCTGGCAAACCTGCACGGGTGCTGGCAGTGGTAGACGGCAGTAACATGATTATCGCCAACGCGACGACGCGCGGGATCGCTGAAGTCGTGCAAACCTTTTCCGCAGGAGTGAGTTTACGGAAGTGGTCAGCACAGGGGGTACCCCCGCAGCACACTGTTACCCAGACGATGCCCATAGAAGTGGGTTTACGCCTGTGGTATAACCCGACCTTCAACTATACCAACTTCCTGTTGATAGGCCTGGTTGGCACCGTGATTCAACAAGTAGTGTTGATGACAGTGGCTCTGGCGTGGGCAAAGGAACACGAAGAGAACACCTTCCCCGCACTGAGACGTCAGATTGCCCATCCCATCGCAGCAGCGATGGGCAAACTGTCCTTCTACGTGATGGTCTCCTTCGCCATGAGCGTGGTGCTGTTTTCGTTGCCTTTTGGCAGGTTCGGCGTGCCATTGCGGAGTGATGTCCGGTTACTGCTTACGGCAACCTTTCTGTTCATCGTCGGTCTGGTGGGCTTCGGCGTGTTCATCTCCAGCCTGACACGTTCCCAGCTGCTCAGCACGCAAATACTGATGTTGATTGCTCTGCCGTCGTTTCTGCTATCCGGCTTCACCTGGCCGCTGTTTGCGATGCCAGAAGGCATCCAGCTGGTAAGCAAGGTACTGCCTCTCACCCATTATCTCGCTCTCATGCGAAACGCCGTGTCCAACGGAGCTGGCTGGGCATTCAATATGGCGGAGCTGCGCTGGCTGTTTGGCTTCGCAGTTGCTGGCGTCACGCTACAGTTCCTCAGTGTATGGTGGCGCTTTAGCAGCAGGACTACTACAGAAACACCTATGGAGGGCGAACATGCAGGAACAACAGGCATCCAGCAAGCGACCAACTGCGCGTGA
- a CDS encoding TetR/AcrR family transcriptional regulator, producing the protein MQEQQASSKRPTARDRIMRAAEALFAERGFEATSIGEIALRAHVNRALLYYYFEHKEHLYHQLLQEGVERLRATVLAATNTTGSAREAVRTFLQGYLQTTYHDPGLVRIVYREIVGAQRGDEESKALVRQFMQTIAQLEQVLQRGVQSGELVPHDTNKSVYLLFGMTNVFVTLAYLEQASFPIEEVVDHIMRVFFEGLSARH; encoded by the coding sequence ATGCAGGAACAACAGGCATCCAGCAAGCGACCAACTGCGCGTGACCGCATCATGCGAGCAGCAGAGGCGCTGTTCGCCGAACGGGGCTTCGAAGCGACCTCTATCGGCGAGATAGCCCTGCGCGCGCACGTGAACCGTGCTTTGCTGTACTATTACTTCGAGCACAAAGAGCACCTTTACCACCAGCTGTTGCAGGAGGGCGTGGAAAGGCTGCGTGCAACGGTGCTTGCTGCCACCAACACCACTGGCTCTGCCCGCGAAGCAGTGCGCACCTTCCTGCAGGGGTATCTGCAGACCACCTACCACGACCCCGGGCTGGTGCGTATCGTTTACCGCGAGATTGTGGGAGCGCAGCGGGGAGATGAAGAAAGCAAGGCACTTGTGCGGCAGTTCATGCAAACCATCGCCCAGCTGGAACAGGTGCTGCAAAGAGGGGTGCAAAGTGGCGAACTGGTCCCTCATGATACAAACAAGAGCGTGTACCTGCTGTTCGGAATGACCAACGTGTTTGTCACGCTCGCTTATCTGGAGCAGGCTTCCTTCCCGATAGAAGAGGTGGTAGACCATATCATGCGCGTGTTCTTCGAGGGCTTAAGCGCACGCCATTAG
- a CDS encoding GAF domain-containing protein, whose product MDVHGVVSGEQQVTGLYRVAQVAIDLLPLEDALQRIAEEACLLTQASASALAFLTDSDSKLRLVAIAGEEVQDLRGTVFRVENSLMENTVRRGENAIPFYPVRPDPVMESLLGGTRLRGAAVVPVQCDQQVVGALAVLNKRDGSRFDSSDIRTLQILASFIAGLWRRRQLEQRSERLGRELEVMYHAAQSIGSSLNLNQVLDTVLEEVAVHLPHAFAVLFLLNDERTHLFIAAERGLVGDELEVMLAADEGLQAEVLRSGEPRLVNAADIDPGVEQFVPRLRIHSALYAPVKSRTKTLGLLLVTSTSRNAYTEADLKLLNGVASLAGIAIENALLYEDAHRRAEEATSIYELSQSVNSSLELHSVLNLVADSVLRLLQVDKFALMLYDGNEGVLRTYVSRGVDPAYFDRLRPTKGQGIPGWVLEFQSPVYVLDVAADPRNAAAPLDRQGVISLACVPLQVGMEPMGVMLAMSSRRRLFTIAEMELLYTIANQAAVAIDNALRYEEERQKSEDLRQYFLRVARAIGSTVKQGEVPQLIANIAAEVLRADRAIYYTVEGNRIQPLAVSGSRMATLLDDEEAAGMASMAWVVKTGRPLLAYQASSDVRFRDDPFVQREGMASCLAVPIGGKKPNSLLAVYTLQPRKFTRHDAELLSTVAELVLET is encoded by the coding sequence ATGGACGTGCACGGTGTGGTGTCGGGCGAACAGCAGGTAACAGGCTTGTATCGTGTAGCACAGGTAGCGATAGACCTGCTGCCGCTGGAGGATGCTCTGCAACGTATTGCCGAGGAAGCCTGCCTGTTGACGCAGGCGAGCGCAAGCGCCCTTGCGTTCCTCACGGACAGCGATTCCAAGCTGAGGCTGGTAGCCATAGCTGGTGAAGAGGTTCAGGACCTGCGGGGCACGGTGTTCCGTGTGGAGAACTCATTGATGGAGAACACTGTGCGCCGTGGAGAGAACGCCATTCCTTTTTACCCGGTGCGCCCTGACCCCGTGATGGAAAGCCTTCTGGGTGGAACACGGTTGCGTGGGGCGGCGGTGGTTCCGGTGCAATGCGACCAGCAGGTAGTGGGCGCGCTGGCTGTGCTGAACAAGCGCGATGGCTCTCGGTTCGATTCCTCAGATATTCGCACTTTGCAGATACTGGCGTCATTCATTGCGGGTTTATGGCGACGCAGGCAACTGGAACAGCGCAGCGAGCGGTTGGGGCGCGAACTGGAAGTGATGTACCACGCCGCGCAAAGCATCGGTAGCAGTCTGAACCTCAATCAGGTGCTGGATACGGTTCTGGAAGAGGTAGCGGTACATTTGCCCCACGCTTTTGCGGTGCTTTTCCTGTTGAACGATGAGCGAACGCATCTTTTCATCGCCGCGGAGCGCGGTCTGGTAGGAGACGAACTCGAGGTGATGCTTGCAGCGGATGAAGGGCTGCAGGCGGAGGTACTGCGCAGTGGCGAACCCCGTCTGGTCAACGCTGCGGACATAGACCCTGGGGTCGAACAGTTCGTACCGCGCCTGCGGATACACTCCGCTTTGTATGCGCCGGTAAAGTCGCGCACGAAGACACTCGGTCTGCTTCTGGTGACCAGCACCAGCCGCAATGCCTACACCGAGGCGGACCTGAAGCTGCTCAACGGGGTGGCATCACTGGCGGGTATCGCCATTGAGAACGCCCTGCTTTACGAGGACGCCCATCGCCGTGCCGAGGAAGCCACCTCTATCTACGAGCTGTCCCAGTCGGTGAACTCTTCGCTGGAACTGCACAGCGTGTTGAACCTCGTAGCCGATAGCGTATTGCGGCTGCTTCAGGTGGATAAGTTCGCGCTCATGCTTTATGACGGGAACGAAGGTGTGTTGCGCACCTACGTCAGTCGTGGAGTCGACCCTGCGTACTTTGACCGCCTGCGCCCCACGAAAGGGCAGGGTATACCCGGCTGGGTGCTGGAGTTTCAGAGCCCGGTGTATGTGCTGGACGTTGCGGCGGACCCGCGCAATGCGGCGGCTCCTCTAGACCGTCAGGGGGTGATTTCGCTGGCGTGTGTGCCTTTGCAGGTAGGCATGGAGCCGATGGGTGTGATGCTGGCAATGAGCAGCCGCCGTCGGTTGTTCACCATTGCGGAGATGGAGCTTCTGTACACTATCGCGAACCAGGCGGCGGTAGCCATTGATAACGCTCTGCGCTACGAAGAGGAGCGTCAGAAATCGGAGGACTTGCGACAGTACTTCCTGAGGGTAGCGCGGGCTATCGGGAGCACCGTAAAGCAGGGGGAGGTGCCTCAGCTGATTGCCAATATCGCCGCAGAGGTGTTGCGTGCAGACAGGGCGATATACTACACGGTAGAAGGCAATCGGATTCAGCCTCTGGCGGTCAGTGGTTCGCGGATGGCGACGCTTCTGGACGACGAAGAAGCCGCGGGCATGGCAAGCATGGCATGGGTAGTGAAGACCGGGCGCCCCTTGCTGGCATATCAGGCATCGTCGGATGTGCGATTTCGAGATGACCCCTTTGTGCAGCGCGAGGGAATGGCATCATGCCTTGCGGTTCCGATAGGGGGGAAGAAGCCGAACAGCTTACTGGCGGTATACACCCTGCAACCGCGCAAGTTTACTCGGCACGATGCGGAACTGCTGAGCACAGTAGCGGAGCTGGTGCTGGAAACCTGA
- the acs gene encoding acetate--CoA ligase — translation MEAHATIEALLSENRVFPPPESFRAQANVKQPDIYDIAAKDPEAFWEQFARELEWFEPWHQVLQWEPPHAQWFLGGKLNASVNCIDRHVRTARRNKAAIIWEGEPGEERVLTYWDLYREVTKFANVLKRLGVHRGDRVVIYMPMVPEAVIAMLACARIGAPHSVVFGGFSAEALRERINDCGAKVVVTADGGYRRGNIVQLKRATDEAVEHCPTVQHVVVLNRAMDATHVPMLEGRDHWWHRLMEHAPIHCEPEAMDAEDLLFILYTSGSTGKPKGIAHTTGGYLTGVYATTKWVFDLKEDDVFWCTADIGWVTGHSYVVYGPLANGATVLMYEGAPDYPERDRLWEIVEKYRVTVFYTAPTAIRAFMKWGPQYPKRHDRSSLRLLGSVGEPINPEAWMWYHVYIGGERCPIVDTWWQTETGHILITPLPGITTTKPGSATRPFPGIEADVVDERGESVPLGVGGYLVIKKPWPGMMRTIYGDPERYVNQYWSRFPGVYFTGDGCKRDEEGYYWLLGRVDDVMNVAGHRISTMEVESALVDHPAVAEAAVIGRSHDIKGQAIAAFVTLKEGYRASSDLMDELKEHVVKKIGPIARPDDLHFTSELPKTRSGKIMRRLLRDIAEGRALGDTTTLADPSVVAALKQRYEEQDV, via the coding sequence ATGGAGGCGCATGCGACTATCGAAGCTCTTCTGAGTGAGAACCGTGTTTTCCCTCCTCCGGAATCTTTTCGCGCGCAGGCGAACGTGAAACAACCGGACATTTACGACATTGCAGCCAAAGACCCCGAAGCCTTCTGGGAGCAGTTTGCCCGCGAGCTGGAATGGTTCGAGCCGTGGCACCAGGTGCTCCAATGGGAACCGCCTCATGCACAGTGGTTCCTCGGAGGCAAACTGAACGCCTCAGTCAACTGCATTGACCGGCACGTGCGCACAGCTCGCCGTAACAAGGCGGCAATCATCTGGGAAGGCGAACCCGGCGAGGAGCGTGTGCTTACTTACTGGGACCTGTATCGCGAGGTCACCAAGTTTGCCAACGTCCTCAAGCGGCTCGGCGTGCATCGTGGCGACCGAGTAGTCATTTATATGCCCATGGTGCCCGAAGCCGTAATTGCCATGCTGGCTTGCGCTCGCATCGGTGCCCCACACTCAGTGGTGTTTGGCGGCTTCTCGGCAGAGGCTTTGCGCGAGCGCATCAACGACTGCGGGGCAAAGGTGGTCGTCACTGCAGACGGCGGTTACCGGCGCGGTAACATCGTACAGTTGAAGCGTGCGACTGACGAAGCGGTGGAACACTGCCCCACCGTACAGCACGTCGTCGTGTTGAACCGGGCAATGGATGCGACGCACGTTCCCATGCTTGAAGGACGCGACCACTGGTGGCACCGATTGATGGAACACGCTCCCATCCACTGCGAACCAGAAGCCATGGACGCCGAGGACCTTCTCTTCATCCTTTATACGTCCGGCTCCACAGGCAAGCCGAAGGGCATTGCCCATACCACTGGCGGTTACCTCACCGGAGTTTATGCCACCACCAAGTGGGTGTTCGATCTGAAGGAAGACGATGTGTTCTGGTGCACTGCAGACATCGGTTGGGTCACCGGACACTCGTATGTGGTATACGGACCGCTTGCAAACGGTGCCACCGTACTCATGTATGAAGGAGCACCTGACTATCCCGAACGCGACCGTCTCTGGGAGATCGTGGAGAAGTATCGGGTCACTGTGTTCTACACCGCTCCAACTGCCATCCGCGCTTTCATGAAATGGGGACCACAATACCCGAAACGACACGACCGCTCCAGCCTGCGCTTGCTGGGCAGCGTGGGTGAGCCGATTAACCCCGAGGCGTGGATGTGGTACCACGTCTACATCGGCGGCGAGCGTTGCCCTATCGTAGACACGTGGTGGCAGACCGAAACGGGACATATCCTGATTACTCCTCTGCCGGGCATCACCACCACCAAACCCGGCTCAGCCACCCGTCCGTTCCCCGGTATCGAAGCGGATGTGGTAGACGAGCGGGGCGAGTCGGTACCCTTGGGCGTAGGCGGTTACCTGGTGATTAAGAAGCCATGGCCCGGTATGATGCGCACCATCTACGGTGACCCCGAACGATATGTCAATCAGTACTGGAGCCGCTTCCCAGGTGTCTATTTTACAGGCGACGGCTGCAAGAGGGATGAAGAAGGTTACTACTGGCTGCTGGGGCGCGTCGACGACGTCATGAACGTAGCGGGACACCGCATCAGCACCATGGAGGTGGAGTCGGCTTTGGTAGACCATCCCGCGGTCGCCGAAGCGGCCGTCATCGGAAGGTCGCACGACATCAAGGGACAGGCGATTGCCGCCTTTGTCACCTTGAAAGAGGGATACCGGGCAAGCAGTGACCTCATGGACGAGCTGAAAGAACATGTCGTGAAGAAAATCGGCCCCATCGCTCGCCCCGATGACCTGCACTTCACCTCTGAACTACCCAAGACACGCTCGGGCAAGATTATGCGACGCCTGCTGCGCGACATCGCAGAAGGACGGGCTCTGGGCGACACGACTACCCTCGCCGACCCCTCGGTGGTCGCCGCGCTCAAACAGCGATACGAGGAGCAGGACGTATAA
- a CDS encoding PIG-L family deacetylase encodes MRWLFWLVWIAFGLYFADRGASYYRQSTALPPSVIKDIPEMLPHRAGDRVLVFAPHPDDEAIGCAGVIQQALNAGAQVWVVYMTNGDGFRLAVERQFRQPRPTPEQHIQFGEMRQREARRAMHLLGLADWRVTFLGYPDRGLYSLWRSNWTPSNPLRSYYTDTGSNPYRETLRPGVTYCGQNVLRDVESVLRRTVPTHVYVTHPADDHPDHSATALFVMSALARLRMQGIGFAHRVVLRHYLVHCTDWPHPQGLHEDQPLTPPPAFFNIGLHWVKLSLTPPQQVRKMNAIKAHTSQMLMMSRFLQSFVRQNELFIEQPVVVHMEPSHGIVWEEPDEEDILSNLQAPGDFSSAELRMENGRAVLHINTRSKPRPGFSYSCTVHAVLPNGDVTTTLLRTKPGTQSRNARVDEDGVTFRLPTLPSGSVVVLHAQSRFAGLPVDETIGRVVRLP; translated from the coding sequence TTGAGATGGCTTTTTTGGCTGGTTTGGATTGCCTTCGGTTTGTACTTCGCCGACAGAGGCGCAAGCTACTACCGCCAGAGCACTGCTTTGCCGCCATCCGTCATCAAAGACATCCCGGAGATGCTGCCGCATCGCGCCGGAGACCGCGTGCTGGTGTTTGCACCCCACCCCGACGATGAAGCCATCGGGTGCGCAGGTGTTATCCAGCAAGCGCTCAACGCTGGAGCACAGGTGTGGGTCGTGTATATGACCAATGGTGATGGCTTCCGCCTCGCGGTGGAAAGGCAATTTCGACAGCCCAGGCCCACCCCCGAACAGCACATCCAGTTTGGGGAGATGCGCCAGCGAGAAGCACGCCGAGCCATGCACCTGCTTGGACTGGCGGATTGGCGTGTCACCTTTTTGGGCTACCCGGACAGGGGGCTTTATTCCCTCTGGCGGTCGAACTGGACGCCCTCTAACCCCTTGCGATCATACTACACCGATACCGGCTCGAACCCATACCGCGAGACCCTGCGCCCTGGAGTGACATACTGCGGGCAAAACGTGCTGCGCGACGTGGAATCAGTGCTGCGCCGCACCGTGCCGACACACGTCTATGTGACCCACCCCGCTGATGACCACCCAGACCACTCGGCAACAGCTCTGTTTGTGATGAGCGCACTGGCTCGCTTGCGGATGCAGGGCATCGGTTTCGCGCACAGGGTGGTGCTACGCCATTATCTAGTTCATTGCACCGACTGGCCCCACCCGCAAGGTTTGCACGAGGATCAACCCCTGACTCCTCCCCCTGCTTTCTTCAACATTGGATTGCACTGGGTAAAGTTGAGCCTGACCCCGCCGCAACAGGTCAGAAAGATGAATGCGATCAAAGCCCATACTTCTCAGATGCTGATGATGTCCCGTTTCCTGCAAAGTTTTGTACGCCAGAACGAGCTGTTTATCGAGCAACCGGTCGTGGTTCACATGGAGCCGTCGCACGGCATCGTCTGGGAAGAACCGGATGAGGAGGATATTCTCAGCAACTTGCAGGCTCCGGGTGACTTCAGTTCCGCAGAACTGCGCATGGAGAATGGGCGGGCGGTTCTTCATATCAATACCCGAAGCAAGCCGCGCCCCGGCTTCAGCTACAGCTGCACCGTTCACGCTGTGCTGCCAAATGGCGATGTAACCACAACGCTCCTACGCACCAAACCGGGCACACAGAGCAGGAACGCTCGTGTGGACGAGGACGGGGTAACCTTCCGATTGCCCACCCTGCCCTCAGGCTCTGTGGTAGTGCTTCATGCTCAATCGCGCTTTGCGGGTTTGCCGGTGGACGAAACTATCGGACGTGTGGTACGCCTGCCCTGA